Proteins encoded together in one Flavobacteriales bacterium window:
- a CDS encoding protein-L-isoaspartate(D-aspartate) O-methyltransferase codes for MVKDSHKQQGNRRKLIEHLREKGIKDENVLKAIGNVPRHLFLNSAFEQYAYEDRPFSIGAGQTISQPYTVAVQSELLQIKRGMKVLEIGTGSGYQASVLQEMGAKVFSIERIKELFDRTSKLLPKLGYQVKTFFGDGNLGVPVWAPYDRIIITAGAPIIPEGLLEQLKPDGIMVIPVSNGDEEIMKTITKKANGELITADHGSFRFVPMLDDKAQ; via the coding sequence TTGGTCAAGGATTCTCATAAACAGCAAGGAAATAGAAGGAAGCTGATTGAGCACCTTAGAGAAAAAGGAATTAAGGATGAGAATGTTCTGAAGGCAATTGGGAATGTGCCTCGACATTTGTTCTTGAACAGTGCATTTGAACAGTATGCGTATGAAGACAGACCATTCAGCATTGGTGCAGGTCAGACCATATCGCAGCCTTACACGGTGGCTGTGCAAAGCGAACTGTTACAGATAAAGCGCGGAATGAAGGTGCTTGAAATCGGTACTGGCTCCGGTTATCAGGCGTCCGTTCTTCAAGAAATGGGAGCGAAGGTTTTCAGCATCGAAAGAATTAAAGAGCTGTTTGATAGAACAAGTAAATTACTACCGAAGCTCGGCTATCAGGTAAAGACTTTTTTCGGAGATGGCAATCTTGGTGTACCTGTTTGGGCACCTTACGATCGCATTATCATTACTGCTGGAGCACCTATTATTCCCGAAGGATTGTTGGAACAGCTGAAGCCAGATGGAATCATGGTCATTCCTGTTTCGAATGGTGATGAAGAAATCATGAAGACCATCACAAAGAAAGCCAACGGGGAATTGATCACTGCCGATCATGGCAGCTTCCGTTTTGTGCCGATGTTGGATGATAAGGCTCAATAG
- a CDS encoding sugar transferase, translating to MNRKLQTAKYLLFDWLAATITWSLFFYYRKTFVESNKFGYQVMVNVDERFILGLILIPLFWLLFYTVLGNYRKVYRKSRLKEFFQTLLSTLIGVTSIFFLLILDDVVVNHKTYYQSYAVLFGMQFAFTFIFRFILSSITASKIHRRVIGFPTLMVGSDAKALEVFNELDGQRQASGNLFKGFIRVKERELYPLEGRLPFLGDMENLEQVIRENSIEEVIIALESSEHASLQNILTRLEDTNVIVKVIPDMYDILSGSVRMDSIYGTPLIQVTQDIMAPWQQVTKRIGDISVSVFSLLVLSPVYLITAFLVKVTSPGPIFYAQERIGKGGKPFFIYKFRSMVVNAEKLGPALSSDNDPRITPFGRFMRKVRLDETPQFYNVLIGDMSLVGPRPERQHFIDLIVKEAPHYRHLLKVKPGITSWGMVKYGYAENVEQMVRRMKFDLLYIENMSLLVDLKILIYTVQTVLMGRGK from the coding sequence ATGAACCGAAAACTCCAAACTGCCAAGTATCTGCTGTTTGATTGGTTGGCTGCAACCATTACATGGAGCCTGTTTTTCTACTATCGGAAAACGTTTGTGGAAAGCAACAAGTTCGGCTATCAGGTAATGGTTAACGTGGACGAGCGATTCATCCTCGGATTGATTCTGATTCCGTTGTTCTGGTTGCTATTTTATACCGTTTTAGGCAACTACCGCAAGGTTTATCGCAAATCGAGACTGAAAGAATTCTTTCAAACCTTGCTTTCCACGCTTATTGGGGTTACATCCATCTTTTTCTTGCTTATTCTAGATGATGTGGTGGTAAACCACAAAACCTATTATCAGTCGTATGCGGTGCTTTTCGGAATGCAATTCGCATTCACATTCATATTCCGCTTCATTCTTTCCTCCATTACGGCTTCAAAAATTCATAGAAGGGTAATCGGTTTTCCTACGCTGATGGTTGGAAGCGATGCCAAAGCATTGGAAGTTTTCAATGAATTGGATGGACAACGCCAAGCTTCCGGAAACCTTTTCAAGGGTTTTATCCGTGTTAAGGAGCGCGAACTTTATCCGCTGGAAGGTCGACTTCCATTTCTGGGAGACATGGAAAACCTAGAACAGGTCATCCGCGAAAATTCCATTGAAGAAGTGATCATTGCGCTTGAATCGAGCGAACACGCGAGTTTGCAGAACATACTTACGCGGTTGGAAGACACGAATGTGATCGTGAAGGTGATTCCAGACATGTACGACATCCTTTCGGGTTCTGTGCGCATGGATTCCATTTATGGAACGCCACTTATTCAAGTGACCCAAGATATAATGGCGCCTTGGCAACAAGTGACAAAACGGATCGGAGATATTTCTGTGTCCGTTTTTTCGCTTCTTGTGCTTAGTCCTGTTTACTTGATAACTGCATTTTTGGTAAAGGTTACCAGCCCAGGTCCAATATTCTATGCGCAGGAACGAATTGGAAAAGGCGGCAAACCGTTCTTCATCTATAAGTTCCGATCAATGGTTGTGAATGCTGAAAAGCTTGGGCCTGCGTTATCAAGCGACAATGACCCACGAATTACACCTTTCGGCAGGTTTATGCGTAAGGTGCGATTGGATGAAACTCCTCAGTTTTATAATGTATTGATCGGTGATATGAGCCTAGTAGGTCCACGACCAGAGCGCCAACATTTCATCGACCTTATTGTAAAGGAAGCCCCTCATTACCGTCATCTTTTGAAGGTGAAACCTGGAATTACATCTTGGGGAATGGTGAAATACGGCTATGCCGAAAACGTGGAGCAAATGGTAAGACGGATGAAGTTTGATCTGCTTTATATCGAAAACATGAGTTTGTTAGTGGATCTTAAAATTCTGATCTATACCGTTCAAACCGTGCTTATGGGAAGAGGAAAATAA
- a CDS encoding MFS transporter — protein MSFGFMGIQFGWGLQMANMSAIYEYLGAKPEDIPMLWLAAPLTGLIIQPIIGYMSDRTWTKLGRRRPYFLTGAILSSIALVLMPNSSAIWMAAGLLWILDASINVSMEPFRAFVVDMLPEKQHSKGFAMQSFMIGIGAVIASALPWMMSNWFGVSNASPDGGIPDSVKFSFYLGAVAFIGAVSVTIITTKPYPPADLEAFRSKNANSKGVGVALKEIFSSIATMPKTMRQVALVQFFTWPGLFLMWFYYSVAVARNVFMAEDGSQAYTEGIEFAGLTLAYYNLITFLFALVLPWLATRLSMKVTHALCLLAGGIGLISVKFVTEPNMLFLSMTGVGIAWASILSMPYAMLGNSLPKEKIGVYMGIFNFFIVLPEIIASLGFGWVMESVLDNDRLSAVMLGGGLMLLAAVLTLRVQLHKAEPI, from the coding sequence ATGAGTTTCGGTTTTATGGGAATTCAGTTCGGTTGGGGATTGCAAATGGCCAACATGAGCGCCATTTACGAATATCTCGGAGCCAAACCTGAAGATATCCCAATGCTATGGTTAGCTGCGCCACTCACAGGCCTGATCATTCAACCCATCATAGGTTACATGAGCGATAGGACATGGACCAAACTCGGACGAAGGAGGCCATATTTTCTTACTGGTGCAATTTTGAGTTCCATCGCTTTGGTATTAATGCCAAATTCTTCAGCCATTTGGATGGCTGCCGGTCTTCTATGGATTTTGGATGCTTCCATCAACGTTTCCATGGAACCGTTCAGGGCGTTTGTCGTGGATATGCTTCCAGAAAAACAGCACAGCAAAGGATTCGCCATGCAAAGCTTCATGATCGGTATTGGAGCTGTAATTGCATCAGCCTTACCATGGATGATGAGCAATTGGTTCGGTGTTTCCAATGCTTCGCCTGATGGCGGTATTCCAGATTCGGTCAAGTTCTCATTCTATTTGGGTGCCGTGGCTTTTATCGGAGCTGTTTCCGTTACGATTATCACCACAAAACCCTATCCACCTGCTGATCTTGAAGCATTTAGAAGCAAGAATGCCAATAGCAAAGGAGTTGGCGTGGCACTAAAAGAGATTTTCAGTTCTATTGCAACTATGCCCAAAACCATGCGGCAAGTGGCTTTGGTCCAGTTTTTTACATGGCCAGGATTGTTTTTGATGTGGTTCTATTATTCGGTTGCCGTGGCCCGAAACGTGTTCATGGCAGAAGACGGTTCTCAGGCATACACCGAAGGAATTGAGTTTGCCGGATTGACGCTTGCGTATTACAATCTCATAACCTTCTTGTTTGCATTGGTGCTGCCGTGGTTGGCCACACGTCTTTCTATGAAAGTAACGCATGCCTTGTGCTTGCTAGCTGGCGGAATCGGTCTCATATCTGTGAAATTTGTAACCGAACCGAACATGCTTTTCCTTTCTATGACAGGCGTTGGCATTGCATGGGCCAGTATTCTTTCCATGCCTTATGCCATGTTGGGCAATAGTCTTCCTAAAGAGAAAATCGGTGTTTATATGGGTATTTTCAACTTCTTCATTGTATTACCAGAGATCATTGCCAGCCTTGGTTTTGGTTGGGTAATGGAATCAGTCTTGGATAATGACCGCCTTTCGGCTGTAATGCTTGGCGGTGGATTGATGCTGCTTGCCGCAGTATTGACCTTGCGCGTGCAACTCCATAAAGCGGAGCCGATCTAA
- the smpB gene encoding SsrA-binding protein SmpB yields MEVIASNRNAKYEFAFLEEFTAGLQLFGTEIKSIRNKDVSIAEGYCTFINDELYILNMHIAPYEQGTYNNHEPKRDRKLLLKSQELKKLSGKLKDKGLTIIPTRLFISDKGHAKLNIALAKGKKLHDKRDTIKDKDVKREIDRAMKR; encoded by the coding sequence ATGGAAGTAATTGCCTCAAATAGAAACGCCAAGTACGAATTCGCCTTTTTGGAAGAATTCACGGCAGGACTACAACTATTTGGCACCGAAATAAAAAGTATTCGGAACAAAGATGTGAGCATTGCCGAAGGCTATTGCACCTTCATCAATGATGAACTGTATATCCTTAACATGCATATTGCGCCATACGAGCAAGGCACTTACAACAATCACGAGCCGAAGCGCGACCGAAAACTGTTGTTGAAATCGCAAGAACTGAAAAAGCTCAGCGGTAAATTGAAGGACAAAGGTCTGACCATTATCCCAACGCGGCTGTTCATTTCAGATAAAGGTCACGCCAAGTTGAACATCGCGCTGGCAAAGGGTAAGAAACTGCACGACAAACGCGACACCATTAAAGACAAAGACGTGAAGCGCGAAATTGATCGCGCCATGAAGCGCTGA
- a CDS encoding Gfo/Idh/MocA family oxidoreductase has product MENLKVGVLGAGHLGKIHIKLLLETEGFDLVGFYDPDKKQADFANEQFGIKAFSSIEELIDAVDVVDVVTPTLSHYDCASLALRNSKHVFIEKPVTNTLEEAEALMKLAEEAKVKVQIGHVERFNPAFLASKPFIKNPMFIECHRLAQFNPRGTDVPVVMDLMIHDLDIILSLVKSNVKRISASGVSVVSNTPDIANARIEFGNGCVANITASRISLKNMRKTRLFQRDAYIAIDFLKKKTEVVRLEDAGSETNSNDMFIELPDNSRKKIHFEFPNIEETNAIHEELRSFRNCIETDTEPAVSIQDGYNALQIAHQIVTKLHLGTDLLTSEI; this is encoded by the coding sequence ATGGAAAACCTTAAGGTCGGGGTACTAGGTGCTGGGCATCTTGGAAAGATTCACATCAAGCTGCTCTTAGAGACCGAAGGATTTGACCTCGTTGGTTTTTACGATCCTGATAAAAAACAGGCCGACTTTGCAAATGAACAATTCGGCATCAAAGCGTTTTCCAGCATCGAAGAACTGATTGATGCCGTTGATGTGGTAGACGTGGTCACTCCTACTCTTTCTCACTACGACTGTGCTTCGCTGGCACTTAGAAATTCGAAACACGTTTTCATCGAAAAACCTGTAACCAACACCTTAGAAGAAGCCGAAGCGTTGATGAAATTGGCTGAAGAAGCCAAAGTGAAGGTGCAAATTGGTCACGTGGAGCGCTTCAATCCAGCGTTTCTTGCCAGCAAACCATTCATCAAAAATCCGATGTTCATTGAATGCCATCGCTTGGCGCAGTTCAACCCGCGTGGAACAGATGTTCCTGTCGTAATGGACCTTATGATCCATGATCTGGACATCATTCTGAGCTTGGTTAAATCGAACGTGAAACGCATCAGTGCGAGTGGTGTTTCTGTGGTAAGTAACACGCCAGATATTGCCAATGCGCGCATCGAGTTTGGAAATGGTTGCGTGGCCAACATTACTGCAAGCAGAATTTCGTTGAAGAATATGCGTAAAACACGGCTGTTTCAGCGCGATGCATACATCGCCATCGATTTTCTAAAGAAGAAGACCGAAGTGGTCCGATTGGAAGATGCCGGCTCAGAAACGAACTCGAACGACATGTTCATTGAATTGCCTGACAACAGCAGGAAAAAGATTCATTTTGAATTTCCAAACATTGAAGAAACCAATGCCATTCACGAAGAACTTCGGTCGTTCAGAAACTGCATTGAAACGGATACAGAACCAGCCGTTTCTATTCAAGATGGCTACAACGCGCTTCAGATTGCCCATCAGATCGTAACCAAGTTGCACCTTGGCACCGATCTTCTTACTTCTGAGATATAA
- a CDS encoding bifunctional (p)ppGpp synthetase/guanosine-3',5'-bis(diphosphate) 3'-pyrophosphohydrolase: MPAIDPEKEKQDILKAYKKLLRSTKRHEAKGDLKMIRKAFDVALDAHKDMRRKSGEPYIYHPIAVAEIVTSEIGLGAKSIVCALLHDTVEDTDLTVEDMRRMFGDKVAQIIDGLTKLSGVLDIKEDKSLQAENFRKMLLTMSSDIRVILIKLADRLHNMRTMDSMRRDKQLKIASETMYIYAPLAHRLGLYAIKTELEDLSFKYLEPELYDEIVNKLRDSARQRNRFINKFSFPIINSLNDAGVDYEIKGRTKSVYSIARKMKSQGVPFEEVFDIFAIRIITNSKEESEKTDCWKAYSIVTDHYVPNPGRFRDWVSKPKSNGYESLHTTVMSEGGKWVEVQIRTRRMDDVAEKGLAAHWKYKETKKGDDQPQSNESGFDEWLNQIRELLESPDPNAIDFIDDFKLNLFAEEIFVFTPSGEVRTLPSNATSLDFAFEIHTEVGMRCIGAKVNGKLYPLSYNLKSGDQVEVLTSNKQKPKEDWLSFVVTAKAKSKIKQALKEESRSIAADGKEILERKLKQMKLTLDRELTDKLHKHFRLQTSQDLFIKIAKKSIDFKEIKEFIESSKNASKWYNVLRNRITGTSESNTAKTEAPKPKSADKDKADTIVIGDASQKMDYVMAKCCSPIPGDDIFGFVTIGEGIKIHRTNCPNAINIRSNYAYRVVPASWASKDDHTSFVTGILITGIDDVGLVNAITTVISKDLNVNMKSIAFESHDGVFEGHIKVLVEGIHHLNNLIVNLKKVNGIKKIVREDELDN; the protein is encoded by the coding sequence ATGCCAGCGATAGACCCAGAGAAGGAGAAACAGGATATTCTCAAAGCGTATAAAAAGCTCCTACGTTCCACCAAGCGACACGAAGCCAAAGGCGATCTGAAAATGATTCGCAAGGCCTTTGATGTGGCGTTGGATGCGCACAAGGATATGCGCAGAAAATCTGGAGAACCGTACATCTATCATCCGATTGCCGTAGCAGAGATTGTGACCTCTGAGATCGGTCTGGGGGCAAAATCGATTGTATGCGCGCTTTTGCACGATACGGTGGAAGACACTGACCTCACCGTTGAAGACATGCGAAGGATGTTCGGAGACAAGGTGGCGCAGATCATTGATGGTCTGACCAAGCTCTCTGGCGTACTCGATATTAAAGAAGATAAAAGCCTTCAGGCAGAGAATTTCAGAAAGATGTTGCTGACCATGAGCAGCGACATCCGTGTGATCCTGATCAAACTGGCCGATCGATTGCACAACATGCGTACGATGGATTCGATGCGCAGAGACAAGCAGCTGAAAATTGCATCCGAAACGATGTACATCTACGCTCCGCTTGCGCATCGATTGGGACTTTACGCCATCAAGACCGAATTGGAAGACCTCTCGTTCAAATACCTTGAACCAGAACTCTACGATGAGATTGTAAACAAGCTACGGGATTCGGCCAGGCAACGAAATAGATTCATCAATAAATTCAGTTTTCCGATCATCAATTCTTTGAATGATGCAGGAGTTGACTACGAAATAAAAGGCCGGACCAAATCGGTCTATTCCATTGCTCGGAAGATGAAATCGCAAGGTGTTCCGTTCGAAGAAGTGTTCGACATTTTCGCCATCCGCATCATTACCAACAGTAAAGAAGAATCGGAGAAAACAGATTGCTGGAAAGCCTATTCCATCGTTACAGATCATTATGTTCCAAATCCAGGTCGATTCCGCGATTGGGTGAGCAAACCCAAATCTAACGGTTACGAATCGCTGCATACAACGGTAATGAGCGAAGGCGGAAAGTGGGTTGAGGTTCAGATCCGTACAAGAAGAATGGATGATGTGGCCGAAAAAGGATTGGCGGCACATTGGAAGTATAAGGAAACAAAGAAGGGAGACGATCAGCCACAGTCAAACGAAAGTGGATTTGATGAATGGTTGAATCAGATCCGTGAATTGCTGGAAAGTCCAGACCCGAATGCCATCGATTTCATTGATGATTTCAAGCTGAATCTGTTTGCTGAGGAGATTTTCGTTTTCACCCCATCGGGAGAAGTTCGAACGCTGCCATCGAATGCAACTTCGCTTGACTTCGCCTTTGAGATCCACACAGAAGTAGGAATGCGCTGCATTGGCGCCAAAGTGAACGGCAAACTTTATCCGCTCAGCTACAATTTAAAAAGTGGCGATCAGGTTGAAGTATTGACCAGCAACAAGCAAAAACCGAAGGAAGATTGGTTGTCGTTTGTGGTAACGGCCAAGGCCAAATCGAAGATAAAACAGGCACTAAAAGAGGAAAGTAGAAGCATTGCCGCTGACGGAAAAGAAATACTTGAGCGTAAACTGAAGCAGATGAAGCTTACGCTCGATCGTGAATTGACCGATAAGCTTCACAAGCACTTCAGGCTTCAAACAAGTCAGGATCTATTCATTAAAATCGCCAAAAAGAGTATCGATTTCAAGGAGATAAAGGAGTTTATCGAAAGCAGTAAGAATGCTTCAAAATGGTATAATGTTCTCCGAAATCGTATTACTGGAACAAGTGAAAGCAATACGGCCAAAACCGAAGCACCGAAACCTAAATCGGCAGACAAAGACAAAGCAGATACGATAGTTATTGGCGATGCCAGTCAGAAAATGGACTACGTGATGGCCAAATGCTGCAGTCCGATTCCTGGCGATGACATTTTCGGTTTTGTGACCATTGGCGAAGGCATTAAGATCCATCGGACCAATTGCCCAAATGCCATCAACATAAGAAGCAACTACGCTTACCGCGTAGTGCCAGCAAGTTGGGCAAGTAAAGACGATCATACTTCTTTCGTCACTGGAATTCTCATTACTGGAATTGATGACGTAGGTTTGGTGAATGCCATTACAACGGTTATTTCCAAAGACTTGAATGTGAATATGAAAAGTATCGCGTTCGAAAGTCATGATGGTGTGTTTGAAGGCCACATCAAGGTTTTGGTGGAAGGAATTCATCACCTCAACAATCTAATTGTGAACCTCAAAAAGGTTAACGGTATAAAGAAGATCGTCAGAGAAGACGAACTGGACAATTAA
- a CDS encoding WD40 repeat domain-containing protein: MRFIFYVLSLIGFEFCEAQNLKLEHIRTFTGHSHGVRRVTFSPDGTHFASGGTRGELFMWKVDGTGAVKQLEGHYGSVTDVRYSEDGKYLVSAGEDGQVKVWDATSGKGIQQIISPTSESSPLNKVNFCLISSKTGTVYFGGSNRFLSKIPLKSTGDPEVIYTDPQEEIRCAVLSPDGKEIIFAAGKYLMALDLSSGEVVREYNTGSCMVNCLEFSGDGKRLLSWCDNSRVDMRDPSNFYLITSFRSGTSSRKFSNLAFTEDQKYVVTGDHASRFNVWDLNSKQLVLDQWAEQGTVMTFDLESGPKYLLSGSLDKSIKLWQIVEDVPEEVKKKKKEVQTEPVSVEPDVEIVQYSEPVQDVPQVVKIKPIDTKVISGNEDGVVAVVDTIVADPIVSELPDRKNGRRVMPIRREHRLLLKSHQLTFEIWDAQVIDGDIVSIFIDDKCIVEEYSITADKKVVHFDASAYKKVYLYLHAHNLGTISPNTVTMTISDGVQKLDIELRSDMTGSSAVELNFEDEFPTE; the protein is encoded by the coding sequence ATGAGATTCATCTTTTACGTACTCAGTTTAATTGGTTTTGAATTTTGCGAAGCGCAAAATTTGAAGCTAGAGCATATTAGGACCTTCACTGGGCACTCTCATGGTGTTCGAAGAGTAACCTTTTCTCCTGATGGAACTCATTTTGCCAGCGGTGGCACTCGTGGGGAACTTTTTATGTGGAAGGTAGATGGAACCGGTGCTGTGAAGCAACTGGAAGGTCATTATGGTTCGGTGACCGATGTTCGCTATTCTGAAGATGGAAAGTATCTCGTTTCTGCAGGAGAAGATGGACAAGTGAAGGTGTGGGATGCGACATCAGGAAAAGGCATTCAGCAAATAATTAGCCCTACATCCGAAAGCAGCCCTTTGAACAAGGTTAATTTTTGTCTCATTTCGTCAAAGACAGGTACGGTTTATTTCGGTGGTTCAAACCGATTTCTGTCCAAAATACCGTTGAAGAGTACGGGTGATCCCGAGGTTATTTATACAGATCCACAGGAAGAAATAAGATGTGCAGTTTTGAGCCCAGATGGCAAGGAAATCATTTTTGCTGCTGGAAAGTACCTGATGGCACTTGACCTAAGTTCGGGAGAAGTTGTTCGCGAATACAACACAGGAAGTTGTATGGTGAATTGTTTGGAGTTTTCTGGTGACGGAAAGCGATTGCTTTCGTGGTGCGATAATTCGCGTGTTGATATGCGTGATCCTTCTAATTTTTATCTGATAACGAGTTTCCGTTCAGGAACAAGTTCTCGGAAGTTCAGCAATCTAGCATTTACAGAAGACCAGAAATATGTGGTCACTGGCGATCATGCATCTCGTTTCAATGTATGGGACCTGAACAGCAAGCAACTTGTTTTAGATCAATGGGCTGAACAAGGAACGGTGATGACCTTTGATCTTGAAAGTGGTCCAAAGTATTTGCTTTCTGGCAGTTTGGACAAGAGTATAAAACTTTGGCAGATAGTAGAAGACGTTCCTGAAGAAGTCAAAAAGAAGAAGAAAGAAGTTCAAACAGAGCCAGTAAGTGTAGAACCAGATGTTGAGATCGTTCAATATTCAGAGCCTGTGCAAGATGTGCCTCAGGTTGTTAAAATCAAGCCAATTGATACGAAAGTGATTTCCGGGAACGAGGATGGAGTTGTAGCTGTAGTTGATACGATTGTGGCTGATCCTATAGTGAGCGAATTGCCTGATAGGAAAAATGGCCGAAGGGTTATGCCGATCAGAAGAGAGCACAGATTGCTGTTGAAATCGCATCAGTTAACGTTTGAGATTTGGGATGCACAGGTGATTGATGGTGATATCGTTTCCATCTTCATTGATGATAAATGCATTGTAGAAGAGTACAGCATTACAGCAGATAAGAAAGTGGTTCATTTTGATGCTTCGGCCTATAAGAAGGTATATCTCTATCTGCACGCACACAATCTGGGAACCATTTCGCCCAATACGGTGACAATGACTATTTCGGATGGTGTTCAGAAACTCGATATCGAGTTGCGTTCAGATATGACAGGTTCTTCTGCTGTAGAGCTCAATTTTGAAGACGAATTCCCTACCGAATAA
- a CDS encoding OmpA family protein translates to MKQILVLFLTFALCLLKVMGQNPLHHSVYFERDKAEISASEIQKLNKFLQSVSDTAAKIELIGHADYLGSEAYNLRLSENRAKTVGSFLENQRLVPVRIILSDFKGESESTQTPDPSGNPPDRKVEIVLQLQPKKSPAINELKPIAEEPSSETELLTRAEVGQTVVLRNLNFFPGMHYLVPEALPELERLAEVLKSNPNMEIEIQGHICCKLDSLDGLDISTRTYSLSFNRSKYIYDQLVLAGVEQDQMKYRGFAGSRPLIKPELTETDRLRNRRVEIRILKK, encoded by the coding sequence ATGAAACAAATACTTGTTCTGTTCTTGACCTTTGCTTTATGCCTTCTCAAGGTGATGGGGCAAAATCCGTTGCACCATTCGGTGTACTTCGAACGAGATAAGGCAGAAATCTCAGCATCGGAGATTCAAAAACTGAATAAATTCCTTCAATCAGTTTCAGACACTGCTGCTAAAATTGAATTGATCGGACATGCTGATTATTTGGGTTCTGAAGCGTATAATCTTCGACTTTCAGAAAACAGGGCTAAAACTGTCGGTTCATTTCTAGAAAATCAGCGGTTGGTTCCTGTAAGAATCATCTTATCGGATTTCAAAGGAGAGTCGGAATCAACTCAAACGCCTGATCCAAGCGGCAACCCGCCAGACCGAAAAGTGGAGATTGTACTTCAGCTCCAGCCAAAAAAGTCACCAGCGATAAATGAACTCAAACCCATCGCAGAAGAACCTAGTTCAGAAACTGAACTTCTAACAAGAGCAGAGGTTGGTCAAACAGTGGTTCTCAGAAATCTCAACTTCTTTCCCGGCATGCATTACCTAGTTCCAGAAGCATTGCCAGAATTGGAACGCTTGGCCGAAGTTTTGAAATCCAATCCTAATATGGAGATTGAGATCCAAGGCCACATCTGCTGTAAACTGGATTCGCTTGATGGCTTGGACATCAGCACGAGAACGTATAGTCTTTCCTTTAATCGGTCGAAATACATTTATGACCAATTGGTATTGGCTGGTGTGGAGCAAGATCAAATGAAATATCGTGGTTTTGCGGGCAGCAGACCGCTGATAAAACCCGAACTGACGGAAACTGACCGCTTGCGTAACCGAAGGGTTGAGATCCGAATACTTAAGAAGTAG
- a CDS encoding DMT family transporter, translating into MLISTFSFSLMQLCVKYLNHLPTHELILFRSVISLLLSLGYLLPKGIDPFGNNRKFLLLRGIFGVTALSLFFLTLQHIPLASAVTIQYLSPIFTAIIAIFMLGERMKTVQWIFFGIAFIGVALLKGFDERVSIFYLVLGVISAFFAGAAYNCIRIVKDTDHPLVVVFYFPLVATPIMLVLSYFEWITPVGWDWVAILLLGIFTQIGQVFMTKALQAEKANLVTSLKYLGSLYALIYGYFFFDETYGIVSLLGIALVLAGVLLNVGLRNYWEKNT; encoded by the coding sequence ATGCTTATCAGCACATTTTCGTTTTCGCTGATGCAGTTATGCGTCAAGTATCTCAACCATTTGCCAACGCACGAGCTCATTCTTTTTCGAAGTGTGATCTCGCTCCTTCTCAGCTTAGGCTATCTGTTACCAAAAGGAATTGACCCATTCGGAAACAATCGCAAATTCTTACTTCTTCGAGGAATCTTTGGGGTGACAGCGCTGAGTTTATTCTTTCTCACCTTGCAGCATATTCCGCTTGCCAGCGCGGTTACGATTCAATACCTCTCTCCTATTTTCACTGCCATCATTGCCATTTTCATGTTAGGTGAAAGGATGAAGACAGTACAATGGATTTTCTTCGGAATTGCATTCATCGGTGTAGCATTACTTAAAGGATTTGATGAACGTGTTTCTATCTTCTATTTGGTTTTAGGCGTCATCTCGGCCTTTTTTGCTGGGGCTGCTTACAACTGCATACGTATTGTAAAAGATACCGATCATCCATTGGTAGTGGTATTCTACTTTCCGCTGGTAGCAACACCAATTATGCTTGTGCTTAGTTATTTTGAATGGATAACACCTGTTGGTTGGGATTGGGTTGCCATCCTTTTGCTGGGCATTTTTACGCAGATCGGTCAGGTTTTTATGACCAAGGCCTTGCAAGCTGAGAAGGCTAATCTTGTCACTAGCCTCAAATACCTAGGTTCGCTTTATGCACTTATTTATGGTTACTTCTTCTTCGATGAAACCTACGGAATAGTCAGTCTATTGGGAATTGCCCTGGTGTTGGCTGGCGTTCTGCTAAACGTTGGACTAAGAAATTACTGGGAGAAAAACACATAA